One region of Anaerotignum faecicola genomic DNA includes:
- the hydF gene encoding [FeFe] hydrogenase H-cluster maturation GTPase HydF has translation MGLNNTPLSERIHIGIFGRRNAGKSSVINVMTGQNLAIVSDVAGTTTDPVQKAMELLPLGPVVMIDTPGLDDVGELGKMRVEKAYQVLQKTDIAVIVIDASVGETAEDAAILAEIQKRSIPYIIVKNKADLTQKQDGENEIFVSAKTGENISVLKERIAALAPKGEKERRIIGDLLEPNDFVVLVVPIDSAAPKGRLILPQQQTIRDILEAGAVSIVARDFELAETLAALGKRPKLVITDSQIFGKVSKIVPEDIPLTSFSILMARYKGNLEQNVKGARALEQLKNGDTVLISEGCTHHRQCEDIGTVKLPRWIREYTGKELQFQFTSGGTFPADLSPYALIVHCGGCMLNEKEMQHRLSIAKEQGAKMTNYGICIAYIHGILERSLAPLGL, from the coding sequence ATGGGACTGAACAATACACCGTTGTCGGAACGGATACATATCGGGATTTTCGGCAGAAGAAATGCAGGAAAATCTAGCGTTATCAATGTCATGACAGGACAGAATTTAGCAATCGTTTCTGATGTGGCAGGCACAACAACAGACCCTGTACAGAAGGCAATGGAGCTGCTGCCGCTTGGGCCTGTTGTTATGATTGATACCCCCGGTCTGGATGATGTGGGGGAACTTGGAAAAATGCGCGTAGAAAAGGCATATCAGGTTTTGCAAAAAACCGATATTGCCGTTATCGTGATAGATGCGTCTGTCGGGGAAACGGCGGAGGATGCGGCAATTCTTGCAGAAATTCAAAAGAGAAGCATTCCGTATATCATCGTAAAAAACAAAGCGGATTTGACGCAGAAGCAGGATGGAGAAAATGAAATTTTCGTCAGCGCAAAAACGGGCGAAAATATTTCCGTCTTGAAGGAACGCATTGCTGCGTTAGCACCAAAGGGGGAGAAGGAACGCAGAATTATCGGGGATTTACTGGAACCAAATGATTTTGTGGTTTTAGTTGTGCCGATTGATTCCGCTGCGCCGAAGGGCAGGCTGATTTTGCCGCAGCAGCAGACGATTCGGGATATTCTGGAGGCGGGCGCGGTTTCGATTGTCGCAAGAGATTTTGAGCTTGCGGAAACGCTGGCAGCCCTTGGAAAACGTCCGAAGCTGGTCATCACGGACAGCCAGATTTTCGGGAAGGTTTCTAAAATCGTACCGGAGGATATCCCTCTGACCTCGTTTTCGATTCTGATGGCGCGGTATAAGGGCAATCTGGAGCAAAATGTCAAAGGGGCGAGAGCCTTGGAGCAGTTGAAGAATGGAGATACGGTACTGATTTCCGAGGGCTGTACCCATCACCGTCAGTGTGAGGATATCGGAACGGTCAAGCTGCCCCGTTGGATTCGGGAATATACGGGGAAGGAATTGCAGTTTCAATTTACAAGCGGCGGCACATTCCCTGCGGATTTATCTCCCTATGCGCTGATTGTGCATTGCGGCGGCTGCATGCTGAATGAAAAGGAAATGCAGCACCGACTTTCCATAGCGAAGGAGCAGGGCGCGAAAATGACGAATTACGGCATCTGTATCGCCTATATTCATGGGATTCTGGAAAGAAGCCTTGCGCCTTTGGGATTATAA
- a CDS encoding serine hydrolase gives MKKRLTRFLPFLLAFTIALPSYSVFAEEENQAKETQTNETNETQADETTANDTLSLAAETAVLIDAASGEILYDKDADKKMYPASITKLMTILLALENGKLTDEITFSHDAVYNIEPGSAHIAILEGETLTLEQVLRAIILRSANEASNGVAEYVDGSVEAFAKHMTERAKELGCTNTNFVNANGLFDENHYTTAHDMALIARELLKHEEYRSMMSETDYEIPPTNLQTETRYLHGQHQMLNPNSIYYYKDAIGGKTGYTVEAGNTLVTYAERDGLTLIAVVMKCNGAEHYTDTAALFDYGFANYASVKIAAVSDYTSTVPVTETYNKKAVALGKVTIAPSEDVYYTLPKGTDASAVTVKTDIPEGVEGAVKKGQTLGTLQLSYNGKTQTVDLIAQNAVDALTDTQKAELDKSSLSGMVKRVAIGVGIAAIVLLLIFCITRFIGYRSYQRRKQLRRQRPRRRRNYRR, from the coding sequence ATGAAAAAACGATTGACACGATTCCTGCCGTTCTTATTGGCATTTACGATAGCTCTCCCCTCTTATTCCGTCTTTGCAGAAGAAGAAAACCAAGCAAAAGAAACGCAAACAAATGAAACAAACGAAACGCAGGCAGATGAGACCACCGCGAACGATACGCTGAGCCTTGCCGCAGAAACCGCCGTTCTGATAGATGCGGCAAGCGGGGAAATTCTCTATGATAAGGATGCAGACAAAAAAATGTATCCTGCCAGCATCACAAAGCTGATGACAATTCTTCTGGCATTGGAAAACGGCAAGCTGACGGATGAAATCACATTTTCCCACGATGCCGTTTACAACATTGAGCCCGGCAGTGCGCATATTGCCATCCTCGAAGGCGAAACACTAACCTTGGAGCAGGTGCTGCGTGCAATTATTCTGCGTTCCGCAAACGAAGCCTCCAACGGCGTAGCGGAATATGTGGATGGCTCTGTGGAGGCATTTGCCAAGCACATGACGGAGCGGGCGAAGGAGCTCGGCTGTACAAATACAAATTTTGTCAACGCCAATGGACTGTTTGATGAAAACCATTACACCACCGCACATGACATGGCGCTGATTGCAAGGGAGCTGCTCAAGCACGAGGAATATCGTTCCATGATGAGCGAAACCGATTACGAAATTCCCCCGACCAATCTACAGACAGAAACCCGCTATCTGCATGGACAGCACCAGATGCTGAACCCCAATTCCATCTATTATTATAAGGATGCCATCGGCGGCAAAACAGGCTATACCGTTGAGGCAGGCAATACACTTGTGACATACGCCGAACGGGACGGGCTGACGCTGATTGCCGTTGTGATGAAGTGCAATGGTGCGGAGCATTATACCGATACCGCTGCTTTGTTCGATTACGGCTTTGCAAATTACGCATCCGTGAAGATTGCCGCGGTCAGCGACTATACCTCAACCGTACCTGTAACCGAAACCTATAACAAAAAAGCCGTTGCCTTAGGCAAGGTGACGATTGCACCAAGCGAGGATGTGTATTACACCCTGCCGAAGGGAACGGATGCCTCTGCCGTTACCGTAAAGACGGATATTCCCGAAGGTGTAGAGGGCGCAGTCAAAAAAGGGCAGACCCTCGGCACATTGCAGCTTTCCTATAATGGCAAAACGCAAACCGTTGATTTGATTGCACAGAATGCTGTAGACGCGCTGACAGATACACAGAAGGCAGAGCTGGATAAATCCTCTCTTTCCGGCATGGTGAAAAGGGTCGCCATCGGTGTGGGGATTGCGGCAATCGTTCTCCTTCTTATTTTCTGCATCACCCGATTCATCGGCTACAGAAGCTATCAGCGCAGAAAGCAGCTGCGCAGACAAAGACCCCGCAGAAGAAGAAATTACAGAAGATAA
- a CDS encoding ComEA family DNA-binding protein, with the protein MHENTFFKKIGIERLKLLAVLLFFLFSGIWYSHSFATGALEMGTPASAEKITEKREINAENDAGRLNINTATAKELTRLSGIGEKKAAEIVAYREENGGFSDIAELMRVSGIGEKTFAEIQDEITVGE; encoded by the coding sequence TTGCATGAGAATACATTTTTTAAAAAAATCGGAATAGAACGCCTGAAGCTTCTGGCAGTGCTGCTGTTTTTTCTGTTCAGCGGCATCTGGTACAGCCATAGCTTTGCAACGGGCGCATTGGAAATGGGAACACCTGCTTCTGCGGAGAAAATCACCGAAAAACGGGAAATAAACGCAGAAAATGATGCAGGCAGGTTGAATATCAACACCGCAACAGCGAAGGAGCTGACGCGCCTTTCCGGCATTGGCGAGAAAAAGGCGGCGGAAATTGTTGCGTATCGGGAGGAAAACGGCGGCTTTTCTGATATCGCGGAGCTGATGCGTGTTTCCGGTATCGGAGAAAAAACCTTTGCAGAAATACAGGATGAAATTACAGTGGGAGAATAA
- a CDS encoding response regulator transcription factor, whose protein sequence is MAYQILVVDDEKLIVKGIKFSLEQDGMEVTAAYDGEEALQNIKEKNFDLVVLDVMLPKMDGLEVCQQTREFSQVPIIMVTAKGEDMDKIMGLEYGADDYITKPFNILELKARIKAILRRSVKKAPTETQEKKVLKARDLELSFDSRRVFISGKEVNLTAKEFDLLELLMENPGKVYSREKLLDTVWGYDYPGDVRTVDVHVRRLREKIEVNPSEPKYIFTKWGVGYYFN, encoded by the coding sequence ATGGCGTATCAGATTTTAGTGGTGGATGATGAAAAGCTCATCGTAAAGGGGATTAAATTTTCCTTGGAGCAGGACGGCATGGAGGTTACTGCGGCGTATGATGGGGAAGAGGCTCTGCAAAACATCAAGGAAAAGAATTTCGATCTGGTGGTGCTCGATGTGATGCTGCCGAAGATGGATGGGCTTGAGGTTTGCCAGCAGACAAGAGAATTTTCACAGGTGCCGATTATTATGGTAACGGCGAAGGGCGAGGATATGGATAAAATTATGGGGCTGGAATACGGTGCGGATGATTACATCACAAAGCCCTTTAACATTCTTGAGCTGAAGGCGAGAATCAAAGCCATTCTGCGCCGCAGTGTGAAAAAAGCACCTACCGAGACACAGGAGAAAAAAGTTCTGAAGGCAAGAGACCTAGAACTTTCCTTCGACAGCAGACGTGTATTTATCAGCGGAAAGGAGGTAAACCTGACCGCGAAGGAATTCGACCTTCTGGAGCTGCTCATGGAAAACCCCGGAAAGGTTTACAGCAGAGAAAAGCTTCTGGATACCGTCTGGGGCTATGATTACCCCGGTGATGTGCGTACGGTGGATGTACATGTGCGCCGTTTGAGAGAAAAAATTGAAGTAAATCCGAGCGAACCGAAGTATATTTTTACAAAATGGGGAGTTGGTTACTATTTTAACTAA
- a CDS encoding sensor histidine kinase: MVTILTKATKEKKKLPFISLRWIMLAGYLVGGIVPLLLLASTILHSVQGYFLDERKKVLLSQANVISGQVTSSEFLFDEENRSALEETILETSQEKNFRVMILDSSCLVTYDTGYEDVGKTLLLPEVVQALQHKDTAKEQKNGTVYAAASIVGAGDTRVGVVLIVDSLADVHDILGDIGKEAYLLLGTLVLLVLIVMVIISKVFTEPVKNLIDVIRKMSEGHFEQRAKVRGIVHNEIVDLAISCNQMADQLEKVESSRQQFVSNVSHELKTPLSSVKVLSESILLQEDVPKEMYVEFLHDITSEVDRMTAIINDLLTLVKLDQKEIPLNFKETNLTQMMTDIIKRLQPMADAKYISLQWDASKEIHAEADEMKLSLAISNLVDNAVKYTPEEGTVKVSLDADHQNVFISVADTGIGIPEDEVNRIFERFYRVDKTRDRETGGTGLGLSITHSTIMMHKGSIKVNSKEEEGTTILVRIPLKQPTTHG, translated from the coding sequence TTGGTTACTATTTTAACTAAAGCGACGAAAGAAAAGAAAAAGCTCCCGTTTATTTCTCTGCGCTGGATTATGCTTGCAGGCTATCTGGTAGGGGGGATTGTTCCGCTCCTGCTTCTGGCAAGCACCATTCTTCACTCTGTTCAGGGATATTTCTTGGATGAGCGGAAGAAGGTCCTGCTCAGTCAGGCAAATGTTATCTCCGGACAGGTTACATCCTCGGAATTTTTGTTTGATGAAGAAAACCGCAGCGCACTGGAGGAAACCATTTTGGAGACCAGTCAGGAAAAGAATTTTCGTGTTATGATTTTAGATTCCTCCTGCTTGGTAACCTATGATACAGGCTATGAGGATGTCGGGAAAACGCTGCTTCTGCCTGAGGTTGTGCAGGCATTACAGCATAAGGATACCGCAAAGGAGCAGAAAAACGGTACGGTTTATGCCGCAGCCTCTATTGTTGGTGCAGGTGATACGCGTGTGGGCGTTGTGCTGATTGTAGACAGCTTGGCAGATGTGCATGATATTCTTGGAGATATCGGCAAGGAGGCATATCTGCTGTTGGGAACGCTTGTCCTTCTAGTGCTGATTGTGATGGTTATTATTTCAAAGGTCTTTACAGAGCCTGTGAAAAATCTGATTGACGTTATTCGCAAAATGTCTGAGGGGCATTTTGAACAGCGTGCAAAGGTCAGAGGGATTGTGCATAATGAAATTGTGGATCTTGCGATTTCCTGTAACCAGATGGCAGACCAGCTGGAAAAGGTAGAATCCAGCCGCCAGCAGTTTGTTTCCAATGTATCACATGAGCTGAAAACGCCTTTAAGCTCCGTAAAGGTGCTGAGTGAATCTATTTTGCTGCAGGAGGATGTTCCGAAGGAAATGTATGTGGAATTTCTGCATGATATTACCTCTGAGGTTGACCGTATGACTGCAATCATCAATGACCTTTTGACGCTTGTTAAGCTGGATCAAAAGGAAATCCCCCTGAATTTTAAGGAAACAAATCTTACGCAGATGATGACGGATATCATCAAGCGCTTGCAGCCGATGGCTGATGCCAAGTATATTTCTCTGCAATGGGACGCATCAAAGGAAATCCATGCAGAGGCAGATGAAATGAAGCTTTCCCTTGCGATTTCTAATTTGGTTGATAATGCAGTGAAATATACCCCGGAGGAAGGAACCGTAAAGGTTTCTTTAGATGCAGACCATCAAAACGTATTTATCAGCGTGGCAGATACGGGCATTGGGATTCCGGAGGATGAGGTCAACCGTATTTTTGAACGCTTCTACCGTGTGGATAAAACAAGAGACAGAGAAACCGGCGGCACAGGGCTTGGGCTTTCCATTACCCACAGCACCATCATGATGCACAAAGGCAGCATTAAGGTAAACAGCAAGGAGGAGGAAGGCACGACCATTCTGGTGCGGATTCCTCTCAAGCAGCCGACCACACACGGGTAA
- a CDS encoding GerMN domain-containing protein, with protein sequence MTQRKSLARKLIVLFIVLVILIPCSVLVYDTVVSSNEERVDFYYMMSDGGMGALKKNIPRTDKEAMLKNVLAILQEGPNADGATASMPQNLEIRSVTLEQATVTVDFSEEYLQMNDLEETICRSSVVWTLTSLDFVKNVRILVEGEPLKNQNGEAYAIFNRDNVWIDTEISAETTGYAILTLYFANAEGTDLVAEERVVEVNANQTREKTVLEQLIAGPEEKGSVATIPVGTKIKDVTTTDDGTCYVNLSEEFVLKHTGGEREELLTIYSIVNSLCKLDQIDRVQFLVEGKKLDTYKDNLQFKTPFTAVDSIRRLEEK encoded by the coding sequence ATGACACAACGAAAATCTTTGGCGCGAAAGCTGATTGTCCTGTTTATTGTGCTGGTCATACTGATTCCCTGTTCCGTTCTGGTATATGATACCGTAGTTTCATCGAATGAGGAAAGAGTGGATTTTTATTATATGATGAGTGACGGCGGCATGGGTGCTCTGAAAAAAAATATTCCCCGAACGGACAAGGAGGCAATGCTGAAAAACGTGCTTGCGATTTTACAGGAGGGCCCTAATGCGGATGGTGCGACAGCTTCTATGCCGCAGAATCTGGAGATACGCTCTGTTACGCTGGAGCAAGCCACTGTTACGGTGGATTTTTCCGAGGAATATTTACAGATGAATGATTTGGAGGAGACTATTTGCCGTTCCTCTGTCGTCTGGACGCTGACCTCTCTGGATTTCGTGAAGAATGTACGAATTCTGGTAGAGGGTGAGCCGCTGAAAAATCAGAACGGTGAGGCGTATGCGATTTTCAACAGAGATAATGTCTGGATAGATACGGAAATTTCCGCGGAAACCACAGGCTACGCAATTCTGACACTGTATTTCGCAAATGCGGAAGGCACGGATCTGGTGGCGGAGGAGCGTGTGGTAGAGGTAAACGCAAACCAGACCAGAGAAAAAACCGTTTTGGAACAGCTGATTGCAGGACCGGAGGAAAAAGGCAGTGTTGCAACGATTCCTGTCGGTACAAAAATCAAGGATGTAACCACAACAGATGACGGCACCTGCTATGTCAATCTGAGTGAGGAATTTGTGCTGAAGCACACCGGCGGAGAAAGGGAGGAGCTGCTGACGATTTATTCGATTGTAAATTCCCTGTGCAAGCTGGATCAGATTGACCGCGTGCAGTTTCTGGTAGAAGGGAAAAAGCTGGATACCTATAAGGATAATTTGCAGTTCAAAACGCCGTTTACAGCAGTTGACAGTATCAGAAGACTTGAGGAGAAATAA
- a CDS encoding DNA internalization-related competence protein ComEC/Rec2: MRLGISKVICLVSFLFLLFFMFRFVINKKKPAYLLLLFFVPLGFFSAGVHWQAEQSLLTKTVTGEGVILEEGETTSGNQKLTLRCSLEKQEKPCKVYAVWVGEERFQEGERVAFSGEIVPFSKQSYPGGYDEQLYLLTKGYEYKLYPEKIKVTGQDTSLSVRLARARAGVQMVLDRILPAEESGLMQAVLTGDKEKIPEESYTLYSKAGVVHVLCISGLHLSILALYLAFFLEKALGRSKRTSALVTIFAVFAFLLFIKSSPSSYRAALMITVVLLGRAFYRLPDALNTMAIAAFLLLLFQPLYLFHAGFQLSFLTVFGIWFGIGRMERKKKKDRGKFDWLKESLLVSFYASLFSYPAVAYYFSSVSLVGIFANLLIVPLSGLLLGFGLLSVLLGAVCLPVGIFAAGSVYAILRAFKIVCTALVRLPFAYVLVGCPSYLSIVLYYVLLFFVLEYGGRKGSWKVGAMLSAALFCAVFENPLFRKENTIAFLDVGQGDAAVISTYDGAAYLVDGGGKFGQDFGENVGKRIVLPYLEYLGVSALDGAFLSHPDSDHMTGLLEVLETLPTKGLYLSDYAFAENEQTDLLKEMVEKYNIPLYTIKTGDSSLGDKFLCLYPTGASAGTGEENQGSMVLRYSYSDTKVLFTGDITAEEEQQLLEQNISADVLKVAHHGSKYSSDAAFLEKVSPKAAVISCGTNNVYGHPHKEAMERLQKTGAEIFRTDEDGTILVTIGKDGAMNIETMTERKPLYENIKEKLEKS, translated from the coding sequence ATGAGACTGGGCATATCGAAAGTGATATGTCTGGTCTCTTTTCTTTTTCTGCTCTTTTTTATGTTTCGTTTTGTGATAAACAAGAAAAAGCCTGCTTATCTGCTGCTTCTGTTCTTTGTTCCGCTTGGATTCTTTTCAGCAGGGGTGCATTGGCAGGCAGAGCAGAGCCTTTTGACAAAAACCGTAACAGGCGAGGGCGTGATTCTGGAAGAAGGAGAAACTACCTCCGGCAATCAGAAGCTGACCCTTCGCTGTAGTCTTGAAAAGCAGGAAAAGCCCTGCAAGGTCTATGCCGTCTGGGTAGGAGAGGAACGCTTTCAGGAGGGAGAGCGGGTTGCTTTTTCGGGTGAAATCGTGCCGTTTTCCAAGCAAAGCTACCCCGGCGGCTATGATGAACAGCTGTATCTTCTGACAAAGGGCTATGAGTATAAGCTTTATCCGGAGAAAATCAAAGTAACGGGACAGGATACCTCTCTTTCCGTTCGGCTTGCGCGAGCCAGAGCGGGTGTGCAGATGGTTCTGGATAGAATTTTGCCTGCGGAGGAAAGCGGATTGATGCAGGCGGTGCTGACGGGGGATAAGGAAAAAATTCCTGAGGAAAGCTATACTTTATACAGCAAGGCAGGTGTCGTGCATGTGCTTTGCATTTCAGGGCTGCATTTGTCCATATTGGCGCTGTATCTGGCATTTTTTCTGGAAAAGGCTCTGGGAAGGAGCAAACGCACCTCCGCGCTTGTGACGATTTTTGCTGTGTTTGCCTTCCTGCTTTTTATCAAATCCTCCCCGTCCTCCTATCGCGCAGCATTGATGATTACGGTTGTGCTTCTGGGCAGAGCGTTCTATCGCCTGCCGGATGCGCTGAATACCATGGCGATTGCGGCGTTCCTGCTTCTGCTTTTTCAGCCGCTGTATCTGTTTCATGCAGGCTTTCAGCTTTCGTTTCTGACAGTATTCGGCATCTGGTTTGGTATAGGCAGAATGGAGCGGAAGAAAAAGAAGGACAGGGGTAAGTTCGATTGGCTGAAGGAAAGTCTGCTGGTTTCCTTTTATGCATCTCTGTTCAGCTATCCTGCGGTGGCGTATTATTTTTCTTCCGTCTCTCTGGTCGGCATTTTCGCGAATCTTCTGATTGTGCCGTTGAGCGGCTTGCTTCTGGGATTCGGACTTCTGAGTGTCTTGCTTGGTGCAGTTTGTCTGCCCGTGGGCATCTTTGCGGCAGGGAGTGTCTATGCCATTTTGCGGGCTTTCAAAATTGTCTGCACAGCACTGGTTCGTCTGCCCTTTGCGTATGTACTCGTTGGGTGTCCATCCTACCTGTCCATTGTGCTGTACTATGTCCTGCTGTTTTTCGTTCTGGAATACGGCGGCAGAAAGGGCAGCTGGAAGGTTGGGGCGATGCTGAGCGCGGCACTGTTCTGTGCGGTGTTTGAAAATCCGCTGTTCCGTAAGGAAAATACGATTGCCTTTCTGGACGTGGGACAGGGCGATGCAGCGGTGATTTCTACATACGATGGCGCGGCATATCTTGTGGATGGCGGCGGGAAATTCGGGCAGGATTTTGGTGAAAATGTCGGCAAGCGCATTGTTTTGCCCTATCTGGAATATCTTGGGGTGTCCGCACTGGACGGTGCGTTTCTTTCCCACCCGGACAGCGACCACATGACGGGTCTGCTTGAGGTTCTGGAAACCCTTCCCACAAAGGGACTCTATCTTTCTGATTATGCCTTTGCGGAAAATGAGCAGACCGATTTGCTGAAAGAAATGGTGGAAAAATACAATATTCCATTGTATACTATAAAAACAGGTGATTCCTCTTTAGGGGATAAGTTCCTTTGCTTATATCCGACAGGAGCTTCTGCCGGGACAGGAGAGGAAAACCAAGGCTCTATGGTGCTGCGCTACAGCTATAGTGATACAAAGGTGCTGTTTACGGGGGATATTACCGCGGAGGAGGAACAGCAGCTTTTGGAGCAGAATATTTCGGCGGATGTGCTGAAGGTGGCGCATCATGGCTCAAAATACAGCTCGGATGCCGCTTTTCTGGAAAAGGTATCGCCAAAGGCAGCGGTCATTTCCTGCGGTACGAACAATGTATACGGACATCCGCATAAGGAAGCCATGGAACGTCTGCAAAAAACGGGTGCCGAAATTTTTCGTACGGATGAGGATGGAACCATCCTTGTGACCATAGGGAAAGACGGTGCAATGAACATAGAAACCATGACGGAAAGGAAACCGTTATATGAAAACATTAAAGAAAAACTGGAAAAATCATGA
- the holA gene encoding DNA polymerase III subunit delta has translation MKTLKKNWKNHEFSRCYLFFGEETYLIREYEAALRKAILPDGAEMMNEDSFEEKRATAAAIMDAAETLPFLNDKRLVIVRNSAFFQKGGRKEEGEKLKAFLSNLPETVCLLFIEEKVEKNNALYKAVVKNGQAVEFKKQAEKDLGTWIKQRCKANGMQMSDGVLNLFLQTVDHDMENLDGELQKLIAYKGEKAEIRAEDIRAVCTVSLEARVFDLVKAVAEKHPERAVQIYRTLLSMKESPYMVLSLITRQFRLILETMLLTQNGLTQEQIAARLELREFAVKEYQRQSKRFPVAGWKQAVRDCLQADLDIKSGRAAEETAVELLIMKYAA, from the coding sequence ATGAAAACATTAAAGAAAAACTGGAAAAATCATGAATTTAGCCGTTGCTATCTCTTTTTCGGCGAAGAAACCTACCTCATTCGGGAATATGAAGCGGCACTGCGCAAGGCAATTCTGCCCGATGGCGCGGAAATGATGAATGAGGACAGCTTCGAGGAAAAACGGGCAACTGCGGCGGCAATCATGGATGCGGCGGAAACCTTGCCGTTTCTGAATGATAAACGCCTGGTCATCGTGCGAAACAGTGCTTTTTTCCAGAAGGGTGGCAGAAAAGAGGAGGGTGAAAAGCTCAAAGCCTTTCTTTCTAATCTGCCCGAAACGGTCTGCCTGCTTTTCATTGAGGAAAAGGTAGAAAAAAACAATGCGCTTTATAAGGCGGTTGTCAAAAACGGACAGGCGGTTGAGTTCAAAAAACAGGCAGAAAAGGACTTAGGCACATGGATAAAACAGCGCTGTAAAGCAAACGGGATGCAGATGAGCGATGGCGTACTAAATCTCTTTTTGCAGACAGTGGATCATGATATGGAAAACCTGGATGGCGAGCTGCAAAAGCTGATTGCCTATAAGGGAGAGAAGGCAGAAATCCGCGCGGAGGATATTCGTGCGGTCTGTACGGTTTCTCTGGAGGCGCGTGTGTTTGACCTCGTGAAGGCGGTGGCGGAAAAGCATCCCGAAAGGGCGGTTCAGATTTATCGCACACTGCTTTCCATGAAGGAATCCCCGTATATGGTGCTTTCGCTGATTACCAGACAATTTCGTCTGATTCTGGAAACGATGCTGCTGACGCAGAACGGTCTGACACAGGAGCAGATTGCGGCAAGGCTGGAGCTGCGCGAATTTGCGGTGAAGGAATATCAGCGGCAGTCAAAACGCTTCCCTGTGGCAGGCTGGAAACAGGCAGTCAGAGATTGCCTGCAAGCGGATTTGGATATCAAATCGGGCAGGGCGGCAGAGGAAACCGCGGTAGAGCTTTTAATTATGAAATATGCGGCGTAA
- a CDS encoding DNA polymerase Y family protein yields the protein MTRIIFHIDVNSAYLSWTAISLLKKGEPTDLRTIPSIIGGSIEDRHGIVLAKSTPAKKHGIVTGEPIIQAMQKCPNLIAYPPDFALYSKCSRAMFDILSEYSDRIEPFSIDEGFLDYTGMEALFGPPIEAAKAIQKRILAELGFTVNIGISTNKLLAKMAGELEKPNKCITLFPEEIETKFWPLPIEDLFMVGRRTAPRLRKMGIRTVGELAAYPPLLLEKEFKSFGKLLHAYANGIDDSPVAPSVSESKSIGNSTTTPFDVTDREAAYKILLALSETVSMRLRQEKLCAEEIAVTLKTANFQVYSHQKQLPNAIDCTNAVYAAAAEIFDEVWKGEPLRLLGVRAGKLCKEDCIQLSLLEQDWSKQKKADAAMDAIRKKYGKNSICRSTFLGEKNTFQKE from the coding sequence ATGACCAGAATTATTTTTCATATTGATGTCAACAGTGCATATCTCAGTTGGACTGCCATTTCCCTTCTGAAAAAGGGAGAACCGACCGATTTACGCACCATTCCCTCCATCATTGGCGGGAGTATAGAGGATCGTCACGGCATTGTTCTGGCAAAATCTACCCCCGCGAAAAAACACGGCATTGTGACAGGTGAGCCGATTATACAGGCAATGCAGAAATGTCCGAATCTGATTGCCTATCCACCCGATTTTGCGCTGTATTCCAAATGCTCTCGTGCCATGTTCGATATTCTTTCGGAATATTCTGACCGAATTGAGCCATTCAGCATAGATGAAGGATTTCTGGATTATACAGGAATGGAAGCTCTGTTTGGGCCTCCAATCGAAGCCGCAAAAGCCATTCAGAAGCGCATCCTTGCAGAGCTTGGCTTTACCGTCAATATCGGCATCAGCACCAATAAGCTTTTGGCGAAAATGGCAGGCGAATTGGAAAAACCGAATAAGTGCATCACCCTTTTCCCCGAGGAAATTGAAACAAAATTTTGGCCCTTACCGATTGAGGATTTGTTCATGGTCGGGCGGCGCACCGCTCCGCGTTTGCGAAAAATGGGAATTCGCACAGTTGGCGAGCTTGCTGCGTATCCGCCATTGCTTTTGGAAAAGGAATTCAAAAGCTTTGGCAAGCTGCTTCACGCTTATGCAAATGGGATAGATGACAGCCCCGTTGCCCCCTCCGTTTCCGAAAGCAAATCTATTGGCAACAGCACCACAACCCCCTTTGATGTGACCGACCGCGAAGCTGCGTACAAAATTCTGTTGGCTTTATCGGAAACCGTTTCCATGCGTCTGCGGCAGGAAAAGCTTTGTGCAGAGGAAATCGCCGTTACGCTGAAAACCGCTAATTTTCAAGTTTATTCCCACCAGAAGCAGCTGCCAAATGCCATCGACTGCACCAATGCGGTTTATGCCGCCGCGGCGGAAATCTTTGATGAGGTCTGGAAGGGCGAACCTCTGCGGCTGTTGGGGGTGCGCGCGGGCAAGCTTTGTAAAGAGGATTGTATACAGCTTTCCCTTCTGGAGCAGGATTGGAGCAAACAAAAAAAGGCAGATGCCGCTATGGATGCCATCCGCAAAAAATACGGAAAAAACAGCATCTGCCGCTCTACCTTTCTGGGCGAAAAAAATACATTTCAAAAGGAATAA